From the Salmo trutta chromosome 2, fSalTru1.1, whole genome shotgun sequence genome, one window contains:
- the lrrc4bb gene encoding leucine-rich repeat-containing protein 4B has product MRVVMVTSPSTPSPLLWLVQLLLWLHHHGPQVTEAAPPCPNPCSCSNQASRVICTRKSLVEVPDSISVNTRYLNLQENTIEVIKSDTFKHLRHLEILQLSKNHIRQIEVGAFNGLPNLNTLELFDNRLTLVPSQAFEYLSKLRELWLRNNPIETLPAYAFHRVPSLRRLDLGELRKLDYISEAAFEGLFNLRFLNLGMCGLKEIPNLTPLVRLEELELSGNQLGNVRPGSFQGLVSLRKLWLMHSKVTVIERNAFDDLKNLEELNLSHNTLHSLPHDLFTPLHQLERVHLNHNPWVCNCDVLWLSWWLKETVPSNTTCCARCHAPPGLKGRYIGELDQSHFTCYAPVIVEPPTDLNVTEGMAAELKCRTGTSMTSVNWLTPNGTLMTHGSYRVRISVLHDGTLNFTNVTVQDTGQYTCMVTNSAGNTTATAVLNVSTSDSSNPFSYFTTVTVETVETNNGEDSAARQYINETYVPPDYLGPTVSGGVLGKGRAGFTISPSRSSLSSLSPQATRAPEKAVTVSIMEVTNIPGLDDVMKTTKIIIGCFVAITFMAAVMLVVFYKLRKQHQLHKHHGPTRAIEIINVEDEIGAGAGSGISGGSTMQSGCGGDGTLRMHHPEIVNLPNIGRSEHLNHYYKANHFNNNVMGLSIGTGAGVSTLSNKNNPSPLNQQGQDIPISCTQVPISSAAFQTMSGNGANTNPLSVSPPLPMSLPMSPMGLHGSIKGFMGQNQNPQMEPLLFKGNSKENVQETQI; this is encoded by the exons ATGCGTGTTGTCATGGTGACCAGCCCCTCTaccccttcccccctcctctgGTTGGTCCAGCTTTTACTGTGGCTCCACCACCATGGACCTCAGGTAACAGAGGCCGCGCCCCCATGTCCAAACCCCTGTAGCTGCTCCAATCAGGCAAGCCGAGTCATCTGTACAAGGAAGAGTTTGGTGGAAGTACCGGATAGTATTTCTGTGAACACAAGATACCTTAACCTACAAGAGAACACGATTGAG GTGATCAAGTCTGATACATTCAAGCACCTGCGGCATTTGGAAATCCTGCAGCTTTCCAAGAACCACATCCGACAAATCGAGGTGGGCGCGTTCAATGGCCTGCCCAACCTCAACACCCTGGAGCTCTTCGACAACCGCCTCACGCTGGTACCGTCGCAGGCCTTTGAGTACCTCAGCAAGCTGCGGGAGCTCTGGCTACGGAACAACCCCATCGAGACACTGCCGGCGTACGCTTTCCACCGCGTTCCCTCCCTGCGCCGTCTCGACCTGGGCGAACTACGGAAGTTGGACTACATCTCTGAGGCCGCCTTCGAGGGCCTGTTCAACTTGCGTTTCCTGAACCTGGGCATGTGCGGTCTGAAGGAAATCCCCAACCTCACACCCTTGGTCCGACTGGAGGAGCTAGAGCTGTCTGGGAACCAGCTGGGGAATGTTCGGCCCGGCTCGTTCCAAGGCCTGGTGTCGCTGCGCAAACTGTGGCTCATGCACTCCAAGGTGACGGTCATTGAGCGCAATGCCTTCGACGACCTGAAGAACCTGGAGGAACTCAACCTGTCCCACAACACCTTGCACTCGCTGCCCCATGATCTCTTCACCCCGCTGCACCAGTTGGAGCGGGTGCACCTCAACCACAACCCCTGGGTGTGCAACTGCGATGTCCTGTGGCTTAGCTGGTGGCTGAAGGAGACGGTGCCCAGTAACACCACATGCTGTGCCCGCTGCCACGCGCCCCCAGGCCTGAAGGGCCGGTACATTGGTGAGCTGGACCAGAGCCACTTCACATGCTACGCTCCCGTCATTGTAGAGCCGCCCACTGACCTCAATGTCACAGAGGGCATGGCTGCCGAGCTGAAGTGTCGCACTGGCACCTCCATGACGTCTGTCAACTGGctcaccccaaatggcaccctcatGACGCATGGGTCGTACCGCGTCAGGATCTCAGTCCTTCACGATGGAACCCTGAATTTCACCAATGTGACTGTGCAGGACACAGGCCAATACACCTGCATGGTGACCAACTCCGCCGGCAACACTACGGCAACCGCAGTGCTCAACGTGTCCACCTCTGACTCCAGCAACCCTTTCAGCTATTTCACCACCGTCACTGTGGAAACTGTGGAAACTAACAATGGGGAGGATTCCGCTGCAAGGCAGTACATCAACGAAACCTATGTACCGCCAGATTACCTGGGTCCCACTGTTTCAGGAGGGGTACTGGGTAAAGGCAGGGCTGGATTCACCATATCTCCATCTcgctcatctctctcctccctgtccccgCAAGCCACCAGAGCTCCTGAAAAGGCAGTCACAGTGTCGATAATGGAGGTCACGAACATCCCTGGCCTGGACGACGTGATGAAGACCACCAAGATCATCATTGGCTGCTTCGTGGCCATCACCTTCATGGCGGCCGTGATGCTGGTGGTCTTCTACAAGCTGAGGAAGCAGCACCAGCTGCACAAGCACCATGGCCCCACCCGCGCCATCGAGATCATCAATGTGGAGGATGAGATCGGTGCCGGGGCCGGGAGCGGCATCTCAGGGGGATCGACCATGCAATCCGGGTGCGGAGGAGACGGAACCTTGAGGATGCATCACCCGGAAATAGTCAACCTTCCCAACATCGGGCGATCAGAGCATCTTAACCATTACTACAAGGCCAATCATTTCAACAACAACGTGATGGGTCTGAGCATTGGGACAGGGGCAGGCGTCAGTACTCTAAGCAACAAGAACAACCCGTCCCCACTGAACCAGCAAGGCCAGGATATCCCCATCTCCTGTACACAGGTTCCAATCTCCTCAGCCGCTTTCCAGACCATGTCCGGAAATGGCGCCAACACCAACCCTCTTTCTGTTTCCCCACCTCTGCCGATGTCCCTCCCCATGTCCCCTATGGGATTACACGGATCGATCAAGGGTTTCATGGGCCAGAACCAGAATCCACAAATGGAGCCTCTTTTGTTCAAGGGAAACTCAAAGGAAAACGTTCAAGAGACTCAAATCTGA